Genomic window (Candidatus Hydrogenedentota bacterium):
CCTGTCAACGAATACCCCGGAACGGCTCATCGATCCGATGTGTCTGGGATGGGGAGCCCTATTACTCCTCATCCCCCCATACACATCGGATCGAAAGCCGACGATGCCTAAAAAAACGCAAAAAAAAACGGTGAGACCGCCTTATACGGACTACCTAACAAAAATCATAGAAAGTCCTATTGCCGCTGAGCCAAGACACTTTGAGAATGCAACCATGAACCACATTTCGCTGCGTTCCTTTATTTTGCGTGAAATGAACTTTCGTAATGCCAACCTTTTTTCAGCTGATCTTGTGGGCGCAGATTTTACGGGATCCGACTTTACGGGAGCTGTGTTTGCTGAAGCGAATTTAGATCTGGTCTCATTTTTTAAGGCGAATCTGAGCCGCGCAAATCTCGCCGGTTCAAGTGTTAAAAACACGGTGTTCCGCGAAGCAATTGTGGAGGGCGCTTGTTTTCGAAATGTAAATCTTCGCGACGCAAATATGACCTTCACGGAGCGGTTGCGTTTCAAGAAAAAGGGAATTCAATAGCTTCTTCTTGTTTTATTGTGCAACGAAAAAGAAGGGCTCGATGAAGAAGCCTAAAAAGAGGATAAGTGCATAGGCGGAGAAACAAAAAAGAAGATTTGTTACGGCTTTCTTCTTTCGCTATACTATGTTTTATGTTTGACTGTATTGGGGAAGTACGATGCTCTTATCAGAAAAATACACGGATCTTATTGCCGGATATATCAACGAAATAGAAGAATATATTGGCGAAAAAATCAGTGTCGAAAAGCGTGCGCGAATTTTAGAACGATTTCGCAGACGGGTAGAGGAAAAGCTGAGATCAACCGTACAAGAAGAAATGAGCGATCTTGAAATCACGGCTATACTCCACAAAATGGGAGATCCAAGCACTCAAGCCGCTGTTTTAATTCGTGTCTGGGGAGATGGAACAGAAGGTGATGCATTGAACATTGGCGAATCCACACAAGAAAATTCATTTGTCGAAGAGAAAAACGAGGCTCCTGCCGCGACGGAGGCATCAAAATCGGAAGCTTCTCACGTTCCTGTGACACCGCAAAATGCGGCCACTGTAATTGAGCCTGCACCGGAGCCGATTGCCATAATAAAGCCGAAACCGATAGCCGAAGATGTAGCTGCAAACTCCAGTGAGACCCTTAAAGAAGAAACTGCGGAACATGCCGTGTGGTTGGGTGGGGCGTGGTATGCTGCGAAAAAAAGCGGCTGGCCCGCTTGGTCGCTCCGCAGTCTATTTGTTTTGCTGGGGCTTGTAACCGGCCCAATCGCCTTATTGCTCTACATGAGCGCTTTCATTATGCTGCGCATGCGCGGCGCCGTCAAAGCGCCGGCACCTTTCCATCCCAGCCGCGTGATATTAAATCCTCTTTTCACTGTTGGTGTAATGATTCTGTTTTACTTGGGCGGTATTTATGGGATAAAGGGAGTTTGTCTTGCCCACGAGAAATATCTTAGCAGGGCAGTACCCGACTTAAATGACTGGGCGTGGCTTGAACTGCAATCAGGCAGGATGTTTGGCGGTGCACTGCTATTGTTGTTGCCGCTGGCACTATTTAGTGCAATGCCTTTGGCGAACGGATGGGATTTCAGCTTGAAGCGCTTCACGCAGGCAGGGGTGATTTTATATGCCATCGCCGTATCTTTTGGTTTGGCATCCTTCATTACGGGCATCATTATCGTCTTCGTCAATGAATTTGCGGGATAGGATTTTAACATTTCGACGAAGTTAATACGACCACGCTTTGCGGAGGCACACTGAATGTGGGATCTTGCACGACAGGCGCGGCAGTCTCATCAAAATAGTCTTTACCCTGAGGCGCTGCACTGTGGATACGCAGACGCCATAAGCCGGGAAGCAACGTAAAAGGCTGCTCGTGTCCCGTCGCATTAAACATCATATAGATGGCAACACCCTTATTTTCGTGGGCGTGAATATGGCAGGCAAGCAGATTGTCCGATCCGTTCCAGTCCGGTTCTGCCCCTGTACGATCATGCCAGCTCACATCTCGTTTTTCAGGCGTCTCCGACTGGAGTTCGCCCACAAAGAACCGGGTTCGCCGCAATACGGGATTTTCAAATCGGAAAGCGATAAGTCCTCGAAAGAAGGCGAACAATTCAGGGCAAGATTCGAGCTTTGACCAGTCATACCAAGATATGGGGTTGTCTTGACAATAGGCGTTGTTGTTGCCCTGTTGCGTGCGGCACATTTCATCTCCGCCCAAAATCATGGGCACCCCCATGGAAAGAAAAAGGGTCGCGACCATGCTTTTCTTGTAGTCCATGCGCGTCTTCACGATTTCAGGCCGGTCCGATTCTCCTTCAACGCCGCAATTCCAACTGAAGTTGTCGTTGGTGCCGTCTCTGTTATCTTCACCATTCGCTTCGTTATGTTTGTGTTCATAGGAAACGAGATCATGAAGCGTAAATCCATCATGGCAGGTGATGAAATTAATGCTGTGTTCGGGACCGCGGCAGTTGTGCTGGTACAGATCAGCGCTGCCGGACAGTCTTGTTGCGAAAGCCCCTTTCATGCCTGCATCGCCACGCCAAAAGCGTCGTACATCATCGCGATATTTACCGTTCCACTCTGCCCATCGTACGCCGCCGAAAGAACCAACTTGGTACGCGCCTCCCGCGTCCCACGCTTCCGCGATCAACTTGGTGTCCCGTAATACGGGATCTTCTGCGATACGTGCAACAAGGGGCGCGTTTTCCAATATATTGCCGTCTTGATCGCGTCCGAGAATCGAGGCGAGGTCGAAGCGGAAGCCGTCAATATGCATGACGGCTACCCAATAACGCAAACAGTCTAAGATAAAGTCGCGCATTAGCGGATGATTGCAATTGAAGGTGTTGCCGCAGCCGGAGTAGTTGAGATATTTTCCGTCTCTGAGCAGATAGTATACGGCATTATCAATGCCGCGGAATGAGAGGGTAGGCCCTTTTTCATTGCCTTCAGAACTGTGATTAAAAACAACATCCAAAATAATTTCAATGCCTGCAGCGTGCAGCGCTGTTACCATCTCCCTGAATTCTTGCAAGTGTTCATCGCGGATGGCACTGACTGCGTAACGCAGGGAGGGCGCAAAGAAACCGATGTTGCTATAGCCCCAATAATTGGTCAATTCTGTTTGAGTGGCACGATCATAGCGGCCGAGATAACTTTCTCCAAATTCTTGAATGGGAAGCAGCTCCACAGCATTAACGCCGAGGGCTTTCAAATGAGGAATCTTTTCAATTAAGCCGCGATAGGTTCCCGGATGTTTCACGCCCGAGTCATTCCCGTAGGTAAAGCCTTTTACGTGGGTCTCATAAATGACAAGATCTTGAATGGGGATGGAAGGGCGTATCCGTCCATTCCAATCCATTTTATCCCGTACTGCCACGCATTTCATCGTGCCTTTATGGATATCACCAACGAAAGATTTTGCATAGGGATCTAAGAGGTAAATTTCCCGATCGTAGCGGTGTCCCTTTTTCGGCTGAAAAGGACCATCCATGCGATACAGAAAATAAACGCTGTCCGGAAGCCCTTCCACAAAAATAGACCAGATGTCTCCTGTGCGGTGGTGGTGAGGGTCAAACTCATATTCCCACACAGGGACTATTTCTTCGATGTGATCGAACAAGGCAATCCAAACCCGCGTCGCATGGCGGCTGAATATACTAAATCGGATTCCGTTATCATAGACAACGGGTCCTATGGGGTAGGGGCGTCCTACAGTGACACGCAATTGTTCCGGGTTAATTTTATGCATACGTGATGAGAATCAATACCGTTATTTTAAAGATAGTCCACAGGTGTATTATTTATTTGGAAAAAGGATTTAACGGATTATATCATGTAATCCAACAGTTTTTTTCCCAAGTGTCCGTTTCTTGGGGCTAATGAGTTTTGAAATACCGTTCATATGCTAAAATACTGATTATCGAGAATAAAGTTTGTGTGATGAGATCAGAAAGAAAAAAGATGAAAACGAAAAGTAAATTCGGTCCGTGGGCGGGTCTGTTTCTCGTTGCGGGATTCCTACTCTATGGCGGATGCACCTTTGTCCCTTTTGACTATAGCGACGCCGGATGTGTGACCTTAGAAGGGATCCCTTTGTCCGATCAAATTGGACTCCGTTTTCGTGATGTAGAATCGAACTTTGAGGGGACTGTTGTCAGGCGAAGCTTTGACAGCAACCAATGGACTTTAGAGGGAAAGTTTTCATTCCCAACGCAAGGATATACGGTGGGCGAGCCTAGCATTATTGTGCGGGAAAGTTGGCCGGAACAAGTTCTTATTACGATTACTTTTTGGTCGCCGAAAGTTATCAGTTGGGTGTCCAGTTGTAACAGTGACATGCCTGTCACTGCTTCCTTTAACGCGGCGCCCAATGCGCAAATCACCTTATCAATTTGTAATCGGCCTGAGCCCCGCTGCGGCTGCGGTTCCTTGTAGAACATGTTCAATACATTGTGTCCTTAATAAAGATAGAGTGCCCGTGCTTTGCACAAAATGACACTTCCAAATGATTTGCCAATCAGCTAAAAAAGTCCCACGGGACGTTATCGTTGTAGTTGTCCGAAATAAGTCTTTGAAACCAACAACAGAAAGGAAGTTGAAATCATGACGCATAAAGACAAGGATATTTCACGACGTTCATTTTTAGGTGGTGTTGGGGTCGCTTTAACGGCTCCTCACATTATTCCTGCAACGGCATTCGGCCGCAACAAAGAAGTGTCGCCCTCCAATCGTATTCAAGTGGGGGTGGTCGGCACGGGCGGGCAGGGGAAAGGCTTAATGGAAAATGCCATCCGTCATAAAAATATACGTATTGTGGCTTTATGCGATGTGGATCAAGAACGGCTCACCGAAGCGAAACGACTGGTGGATGACTATTACGGTGATCAGGCAAGCGCCGCCTATGGCGATTACCGCGAACTGCTCGCCCGTGATGATATTGATGCTTTGATTGTTGCCACACCGGATCACTGGCACGCGTTGGTTTGCGTACAGGCAGCACGAAAGGGTTTGGATATTTATTGCGAGAAACCCCTTGCTTGGTCTTTAGGTGAAGGCAAGGCCATAGTCAAAGCGGTACAAGAAAACAATTGTGTATTCCAAGTGGGCAGTATGCAGCGATCCCAAAATACCTTTAAGCTGGGCTGCGAATTGGTACGCAACGGATATTTAGGATCAATCAACCGGATTTTGGTCGCATTGCCCGA
Coding sequences:
- a CDS encoding pentapeptide repeat-containing protein, yielding MPKKTQKKTVRPPYTDYLTKIIESPIAAEPRHFENATMNHISLRSFILREMNFRNANLFSADLVGADFTGSDFTGAVFAEANLDLVSFFKANLSRANLAGSSVKNTVFREAIVEGACFRNVNLRDANMTFTERLRFKKKGIQ
- the glgX gene encoding glycogen debranching protein GlgX; its protein translation is MHKINPEQLRVTVGRPYPIGPVVYDNGIRFSIFSRHATRVWIALFDHIEEIVPVWEYEFDPHHHRTGDIWSIFVEGLPDSVYFLYRMDGPFQPKKGHRYDREIYLLDPYAKSFVGDIHKGTMKCVAVRDKMDWNGRIRPSIPIQDLVIYETHVKGFTYGNDSGVKHPGTYRGLIEKIPHLKALGVNAVELLPIQEFGESYLGRYDRATQTELTNYWGYSNIGFFAPSLRYAVSAIRDEHLQEFREMVTALHAAGIEIILDVVFNHSSEGNEKGPTLSFRGIDNAVYYLLRDGKYLNYSGCGNTFNCNHPLMRDFILDCLRYWVAVMHIDGFRFDLASILGRDQDGNILENAPLVARIAEDPVLRDTKLIAEAWDAGGAYQVGSFGGVRWAEWNGKYRDDVRRFWRGDAGMKGAFATRLSGSADLYQHNCRGPEHSINFITCHDGFTLHDLVSYEHKHNEANGEDNRDGTNDNFSWNCGVEGESDRPEIVKTRMDYKKSMVATLFLSMGVPMILGGDEMCRTQQGNNNAYCQDNPISWYDWSKLESCPELFAFFRGLIAFRFENPVLRRTRFFVGELQSETPEKRDVSWHDRTGAEPDWNGSDNLLACHIHAHENKGVAIYMMFNATGHEQPFTLLPGLWRLRIHSAAPQGKDYFDETAAPVVQDPTFSVPPQSVVVLTSSKC